TTATCGGCACAGTGCGCGCTGCCGGTCTTCGGCCTGAAGGTTTGGCATCCAGCATTGAGGCGGCTTACCGCTCGGCCCAGATCTACACGCATCCGACCATCCAAGTGCTTTCGTCTTCGGATGAAACGCTGAAGGAACTGACGGTTACGGTGGGTGGTTATGTCCGCAATACCGGTCCGGTGAAGTATGTCCGCGGCCTGACGCTCTACAACGCGGTGCAGGCGGCGGGTGGTCCGAATGAATTCGGTGCCATGGGCCGGGTCGGCCTCGTCCGCAATGGCCAGCGCAAGGAATATGACCTGCGCCAGACCAAGTTCATGAACATCCTCGTCGAGCCGAACGACACCATCACGGTGCCGCAGAAGAACTGGCTGGGCCAATGACCTCGCTTTGATGCGCCGGGAACGCTCCGCGATCCGTTGCTTTGCCGGGATGGCCGCTCTGGCCATCCCGGCCTTTGCTTTCGGTCAGGAGCCGAAGGTCGGCGACTGGGTCGCAGCCCTTTCGAGCGATGATTTCCGCGAGCGTGTTGAATCGAAGGACAAGCTCTTGGAGTGGGGTCGCAAGAATCCGGCCCGCGCGATGGATTTGTTCTACGCCGCGCATGAATCGGCGGCGGATGCCGAGACGAAGATCCTTCTGCGCGAGGCGCTGCGCGAGTTAGTGGTGGAGGATCATCAGCGGAATAACGGGGAGGGATACGTCGGGGTGCGGATGCTGGAGCTGAATGTGGCGGTGCCGGGGGACAAGGTGCCGCGGACGGGGGTGCAGGTTATTGGGGTAGAGGAGGAAAGTCCGGCGGACAAGGCGGGGCTGGAGGTGGGCGATGTGATCATATCACTCAACGAGTTACGGTGGGTCGGGCCGGGGGCGACCGATGCGTTCACGAATGCCGTGCGGCGGCACAAGCCGCGGGAGAGCGTGAAGCTGGGGGTGCTACGGAATGGCGAAGTAAAGGAGGTTTCCCTTGTCTTGGGGATCCGGCCCTTGGGCGCTTTGGAGCGTCAGGACTTATTGTGGGCCAATGGGATGGGTCGGCCTATCCCGAACCCCCAGCAGGCGGAGGAGAAAGCCCGGGAGGGAGTTTTCCGCAATTGGCTGGAGCGCAAACGGGCTGCCAAAAAGCTGCCCTGAGCGGTCCGGCCGGGTTTAAAAAATCGACAATTCCCGCCTGCGTGCGACGCTAGAAAAATTGTTACGCCCCGGTTCTCTCGACCCATGAAATTCTCACGTATCCGCAGCGCCGCGATGGCGGTTGGTCTCACGGCTTCGACCCTCACCGCATGCGCGCAACAGGCGGACTTTGACGAAGTCGGTTGCCAGATGGCGATCATGTTGCAGAACAGCCATTTCGCGCGGCTCAAGTTCAACGACATGAGCCAGCGGTTCCTGGATGATTTCCTGCGCGACCTGGATTCCGGCAAGTCCTACTTCACCCAAGAGGACATCGACCGCTTCAACCGGCAGTATGGCGACAATCTCGCCGAGATGCTGATGAAGAAGGAGAGCATGGCGGCGGCGATCGACATCTACGGGACTTTTAAAAAGCGTGTGGAAGCGCGGGTTGCGGAAGGCAAACGCGTGCTGGCCGCGAACGAATTCGATTTCGCCAAGGAAGAGTCGATTCAGCGCAGCCGCAAGGATGCCGCGTGGCCGAAGACCGAGGAGGAGGCGATGCAGCTCTGGCGCCAGCAGATCAAGGAGGCGGTGCTTTCCGAGACGCTGCGCCGCGACATGATCGCCCAGATGGCGGCGAAGCAGGGCAAGGAGAACCCGCTGAAGGCCGACAAGGATCCCAAGGAGAAGATCGCGCTGCGCTACGAGCGGTTCCTCCACAGTGTCGTGCAGGATGTCGATGACGAGGACGTGGCCGCCATGTTCCTCAGTGCGGTCGCGCGGTCCTTCGATCCGCACACCGACTACATGAGCACCCGCGAGATGGATCGCTTCCGCGACGGGATGAAGAACGAGCTCGTGGGCATCGGTGCATTGCTCCAAGGCGAGGAAGACGGTGCGACCAAGATCATGGGCATCGTGGTCGGCGGTCCTGCCGACAAGCAGGGCACGCTCAAGCTCAACGACCGCATCGTGGCGGTCGACCCCGATGGCGACGGTCCGCGCGAGATGGTGGACATCATGTTCATGAAGATCGACAAGGTGGTCGATCTGATCCGCGGCCAAGAGGCCACGCCGGTGCGTCTCAAGGCGGAGCCCGCCGGTGGTGCTCCGGGCGAGACGGTTCTGATCAATATCGTCCGCGCGAAAGTCGCGCTGAAAGACGAGCAAGCCAGCGCGGAGATCATCGACATGAAGGCCCCGAGCGGTGAGGCCACCCGGCTGGGGATCATCACGCTGCCGTCGTTCTATGCCGATTTCGATGAAGGCAAGGTTCGTTGCTCCGTGGATGTCGAACGCCTGCTGGAGCGCCTCAAGGAAGAGGGAATCGACGGTCTGATGCTGGATCTCCGCAACAACGGCGGCGGTGCGCTCGAGGAAGTCCGGCGCATGACCGGTTTCTTCACGCCGCGCGGCCCGGTGGTGCAAGTGAAGAACACCTTCGGCGAGCGCCAGGTGAAGGAGTCCGACCGCAAGGAGCCGATCTATGACGGCCCGATGATCGTCCTCACCGACAAGAGCAGCGCCTCCGCCAGCGAAATCTTGGCCGGTGCCCTGCAGGACAACAACCGCGCCGTGATCGTGGGCGAGTCCTCGACCTTCGGCAAAGGCACCGTGCAGCAGCCGATGGACATCAGCCGCATGCTGCCCTTCTTCAAGGCCCGCGACAAAGCCGGCACGCTGAAGGTGACGATCCAGAAGTTCTACCGCCCCTCCGGTTCCTCGACCCAGAAGATGGGCGTGATTCCGGATGTGGTGCTGCCGAGCCTGACCGATGCGCTCGAAGTGGGCGAAGCTTTCCTTGATCATCCGCTGGAGCACGACCTGATCGGCCGTGCCCCGGACTTCAACCCGATGAAGAAGGAGCAGCTCTTCCTGCAGACCTTGAAGGATCTCAGCACCAAGCGCGTTTCCGCTTCGAAGGACTTCTCCTACATCATCGAGGACGTCACCAAGGCGAAGGCACGTATCCGCGAGAACAGCATTTCGCTCAACATGGCCGAGCGGAAGAAGGAGCTCGATGAGATCGACGCCCAGCAGCAGCAGCGCAATGCCGAGCGCAAGGAGCGTTTCGCCGGAGTCCAGACCACGGACAAGAAGGACATGACCTTCTTCAAGCTCACCCTCGACGATGTCGAGAAGGGTGCGGATATCCAGAAGTACGATCCTTCCGCGGAAACCGAAGGTTACATGCGCAAGGCCAAGGACGAAACCGCAGAATTGGATGAGACCCCGCCATGGCCGAGCGCGCTCGACCCGCACAAGCGCGAGGGCGTGCAGATTCTCGGCGACCTCGTCGATGTCACTCGGAATGCCCGCATGGCCGGGATGATCGAGCGCTAATGCCCGGAATCGCCGAACGTCTCACCGAACTCCACCAGCGCATGGCCGACGCATCATCGTCGGCCGGGCGTGCGCCGGGTGAGGTGGAGTTGCTTGCAGTCTCGAAGACCTTCGCCACGGAGGATGTGGCGGAGGCTTACGCCGCCGGCCAGCGTCTCTTTGGGGAGAGCCGTCAGCAAGAGGCGGCACCGAAGGTGGCGGCCCTGCCCGCGGACATCGAATGGCACTTCATCGGCGGTTTGCAGCGGAACAAGGCGCGCAAGGTGTTGGCGGATTTCCCCTGCATCCACAGTGTCGATTCCCTGCGCCTTGCCGAGCATCTCGACCGGATCGCCGGGGAAGAGGGCAAGCGCCCGCGCATCTACCTGGAGGCGAATGTTGCAGGAGAGGAGTCGAAGGGTGGTTTCGCTCCGGAAGAGCTTCTTGCCGCAGCGGAGACTCTTGCGGGGTTGAAGCACCTTGAAATACTTGGAGTGATGTCGATCCCGCCGGAGGAAGACTCGCGCCGCTGGTTCGCGGCGACCCGTGAACTCCGCGACCAGCTCCGCACTACCAGCGGTCTTGCCCTGCCCGGCTTGAGCATGGGCATGAGCGGGGACTTCGAGGAGGCCATCGCCGAGGGTTCGACAATCGTCCGTGTCGGCTCGGCTCTTTTCGGTTATCGTTCTTACCCAGCATGATCCGCCTCGACCACGCCGCCGTCGTCGGCTCCGAACTCGCGCTGCGCTTCGCCGATGGCGAGGAGATTTACCTCGCGCTCGACATGCTCCGGCGGGCTTGTCCCTGCGCAGCCTGCCAAGGAGAGCCGGACGCGCTGGGGCGGGTGCTGCGGCCGGTCCAGCAGATTGAAGGGCGCGGTTTCGAGCTGCAGCGATTCGAGGGAGTGGGTGGCTACGCCCTGCAACTTTTTTGGGCAGACGGGCACTCGACCGGCATTTATACCTTCGACTATCTGCGCCGTCTGGCGCTCATCCCCTAGAAGCTATGGACCCGTATGCGCCGCCCCTCAGTCCCGCCCTTCCGGCCGATGACCAGAGATTGGCGATGCGGGAGATCGTGGTCGGCTGGGAGCGGTTGAGATTGCTCTACAATGCGATCCTGGCGGTTCCGGGGTTGCTTGTTCTGAGTGCGATGACGGGGGAGTACGGGATGCCGGCTCTCACCGCGGTCCTGTCCGCGGTGTTCGTGGCGGTGGGTGCGAACCTGTGTTTCTTGCTGGGGCCCTTGGCGGAGTTGTATTTGCGCGGGATTTTCCGGCGGGGACAGCCCTTGGGGAGAGGGCGGTGGTTGTTGTTCGGGTCGGGGACTTTGCTTTCGTTGTTCCTGTTCGTGCTGACCTATTCGCAGATGACGATGGGGTGGCCGTGAAGGGGGGATTGAGGCGCATGCCGAGAGAAGTCGGAGCGAGCACAGCATGAAGCTTCCGCTATCACGCGATGGATCGCGTGCTTGCCCGGTACACGGTGCCGGGCTGGTGTGAACCGTCTCGAAGGGGACGAGGAGGAGCTTGAGTTGTTAGATGGTAGGTGTCGAATCGCATGCGGCGAGGAGCAAGGAAGGGCGAAGCGCGGGGATGAGGCGGATCCTCCTCGCCCTCCTTCAGAGAGCCGGACTTTTGGGGTGCGTCACCCAGGGTTGCGTCGCGATGCTCCTTACCCTGGGCTTTCTCCTTGTCGCCCCGTTGGGGCTTTAGAGGTGAGGGCGGAGGCGGGCAGTCCAGGCTTTTGAGGTGGGGTTGGGGAGAGGATGGCGATGTAAAGGGTGGATGCGCACAGCCGGAATGACGAAGTCATTCCGCTACGATGGGTGTAGTAGTTGAAGGCCGCGGTGGAGGGCGGGGCTTGGATCTTTCGGTCCATTTACCGGGAGGAGAGGATGGGCATGATCCCGGTTCTCCTGACGAACAAACCAAGGAGCCTCCCATGAAGATCCATCTCCCTCTTGTTGCGCTTTTCAGCTTGTGTCTCGCCGGCAGGGTTCTGCCTGCGACTTCTGCTCCGGAGAACCGCGGGGCGGGGTTCGATGCCTTGGGGCATTTCACGGTGCAGTCGGAAATCCCGGCGGGCTCGCGTCATGCGGTGCTCGAGATTACCAGCGACCTTTCGGCTTCCGCCTCTTGGCGGCCGATGATTGCCACGGCGATTGACGGGCGCGAGGCGAAGCTGATGTTCCGGCTGCCACCACAGGCGAGCGGGAAGGTGTTCGCGAGGGTGAAGACCGGGATCTCGACGACGCTGCCCACGGTTGAGCTCTCCGGGCCGGATCTGTGCTACGTGACCTATGCGGATAGCATCAGTTCGGGAGCCAAGATCGCATTTCTGACCTCCGCATCGACGAAGATGGGCGAGTGGTCCGCGCTGCCGCTGGCGCAGTGGCAAGCGAACTTGATCGCATGGGCGCTGCAGGATCCCAAGGTCGCTTCCGCAGAAGTAGTGCCCCCTGCCGATAATGTCTCGGTCCGCTTCAAGGATGGCACGACGGCCACGCTCATGCGGGCGCCACGTCGCTATACCGGCCCTGCCATGCAAAGCGCGGCGACTGCCGTAGCGAAGGCACCGCATTCTCCCGAGCCCTTCCCACCTGCCCCTGCGCCGCCGAAAATACCGACGGAGACGGGCCGCAATCTCCCGGACAGCAACAACGCCGTGACCGCCTTCTCGCTGGAAACCGGCTTCCCCAACTCCGCGCCGACGATCGGCAGCTGGCTGGCCACGCGGAGCTATGCGGTGAGGACCTTCCCCAGCACCACGATCGATCAGATCCTGCAGTGGTCCGCTTCCAAGCCGATGGCCGCGCTCTTCTGGCAATCGCACGGAGTGCCCTACCGGAAGAAGGACGGCAGCATCGGGATCGCGCTGGTGACGCGGCAGTATGCGACTGATGCGCTGAGTGACGGTCCCTATGCGGCGATGATCAAGAACGACGAGATCAACTTCGCGGTCGATGATGAGAAGAAGCCGTTCTACGCGGTGACCTCCGAGTTCGTCCGCAAGCGCATGCGCTTCTCACCGAACTCGATCGTGGTGGTGGATGCGTGCTATGGCGGCGGAGCGGAACTGGCCGCGGGCTTCACGGCTGCAGGCGCGGGCTCGTATGCGAGCTGGGACTGGCTCTCCGGGCCCTATAGCGGCACGCCTTGCCTGAAAGTCTTCGACCGTTTGCTCGGGATGAATCAGGAGCCGCCGGTCTCCGTGCCGAAGGAGCGCGCCTTCTCCCTGATGGCAACGCGCTGGTGGATGAGTGCCTACCAATTCGACTACGACCCGAGCCCCGAGTATCCGAACCAAGGCCGGCCGAACGCGAAGCTGACCTGGTATGACCACCCGGATAAGCCCGGACACATCCTGTGTCCCACGATCATGCGCGTGCTCCATGAGAACAAGGATCTCAAAGAGCCCTATACGAAGTTCCTGATCGAAGGCGACTTCGGCGACGATCCCGGAGAGTCGCTGCGCGAGGTGCTATGGGGCGGGCAGAAGATGCAGGTGGTCCGCTGGGAACCCTACTACGGCATCGCCATCCGCATGCCCTCCTCGCCACCGCGGGGAAATATCGAGGTGATCATGAGAAAGGGCGGCTTCACCCGGCGCAGCAACGTGGTGCCGATCACGGAGTGGACGGTGCCCTTCACCTATGAAGTCAGCGGGAAGGGGTCCCTGAATGCGAAGATGGTGATGAACGTGAAGTTCCGCGCGGACATCCGCGGCTCCCGCGGCAACCCGGAAATGCCGGTGCAGTATCTAGGCAGGCTCTTCTCGAACATGGCCGATTGCGAAGGAACGGTCTCGGCTTCCGGCACCCATTCCCCGGATGCGGCGACCACCTTCACGTGGTCGGGCGGTTCCTCCCTGACTTCGGTCGATCCGAATGCCGACGAAACCTATGCGCCGAAGCGGATCCGAAACTCCGGCAGCATCAACTTCGGGGTCGGGCGGATCGACCAATTCCAACTGAGCGGCGACGGCGACTTCACCGAAACGGAAGTCCGGGTCCATAACGATGGGAGCTCCACCACCATCGTGCGCCAACTCGGGATCGGGTTCCCCGGCTTCTATCCCGCACCCGAGATGCCGCTGAACCTCGGCAACGGCACGCTCCGTGGAAACACGCTCGAGTGGAGCGGCAGCGAAGGCACGGTGAAGCTTTCCTGGCCCTCCGTGACGCCGCAGATGATGCCGGATAACAATACGCCGCGGTAAACCGCGGCGTATCGAAGATCGTGGTGCGGGGCGAGCCCGGGCGAATGCTCAGGCCGTTACCGCGCCGCGGTCGTCGTTCAGACCGCTCTTCTCGAGGAAGTAGTCGTAGCCGCCGGTGTAGCGGGTCACGGTGCCATTGTTGATGTGCAGCGTGGTCTCCGCGAGGTGGCGGATGAAGTGCACGTCGTGCGAGATGAAGACGAGCGTGCCCTCGTAGGCCTTAAGCGCGTTCACCAGCGAGTCGATCGAGAGGATGTCGAGGTGAGTGGTGGGCTCGTCCATCAGCAGGAGGTTCGGCGGATCGACGAGGAACTTCACCAAGTTGAGGCGGGACTTCTCACCCCCGGAGAGCACGCCGCAGCGCTTCTCCACATCGGTGCGGCGGAAGAGGAAGGAGCCGAGGATCGCGCGGGCGTCTTCCTCGCGCAGGGTGGTGCAGCTCGCGAGCACTTCCTCCAGCACGGTGTTGTCCTCGTTGAGAGTCTCCGAGCGGTGCTGCGAGTAGTAGCCGAGCTTGGTGGCGTAGCCGACCTCGCGCTTGCCGCCGTTGATCGGCAGCACGCCGGCGAGGATCTTGAGCAGGGTGGACTTACCGGCACCGTTCGGGCCGACGAGAACGATTTTGTCGCCGCGCTCGATGGTGAGATCCAGGTCCTTGTAGATCTGGCGCTCGCCGTAGGCCTGGCTCACCTTTTGCAGCTCGATCACCTTCTGGTTCGAGCGTGGCGGCTGCGGGAAGGCGAACTTGAAGGGCTTGCGCGGGGCACGCGGCTTCTCGATCCGCTCCATCTTTTCGAGGAACTTGATGCGGGACTGGACCTGCGCGGCCTTCGAGCCGACCTGGCGGAAGCGATCGATGAACTCCTGGTGGCCTTCGATCTCCTTGTTCTGGTTCCGGTAGGCTTGGACCTTCTGCTCGTAGCGCGCCTCGCGCTGTTCGAGGTAGCTGGAGTAGTTGCCGGTGTAGGCGATGAGTTCCTGAGCGTCCGGATCGATCTCGATCACGTTCTCCACGATGGCGTCCATGAAGTCGCGATCGTGCGAGATCATGAGGATCGCGCCTGGGTAGTTCATCAGGTAGCGCTGAAACCAGAGGAGCGAGAGCAGGTCGAGGTGGTTGGTCGGCTCGTCCAGCATCAGCAGGTCCGGCTCCTGGACGAGGAGGCGGGCGAGGTAGGCGCGCATGATCCAGCCGCCGGAGAATTCGCGGGCGGTCTTGTGGAAATCGCTCTCCTTGTAACCGAGGCCGGCGAGGATCTTCTTCGCCTTCGGTTCGAGCTGGTAGCCGTTGAGGTGATTGAACTGGTCCTGGGCGTGGGCGTAGTCGGGGTGATCCGTGGTGCCCGCGGCCTCGTGCTCGCGGATGGCGCGCAGGTAGCCGACCATCTCCGGGGTGATGCCGATGGCGATCTCCAGCACGGTCTCGTCGCCGGGGTCGCCGGATTCCTGAGCGAGGTAGCCGGTGATGGCGTAGTCGTCGCGCTCGATGGTGCCGCCGTCGAGGTCCTCCTGGCCGAGGATCATGCGGAAGAGCGTCGACTTGCCGGCACCGTTCGGACCGACGAGGGCGATGCGCTCGCCCCAGTTGATCGAGAGTTCCGCATCGCGGAAGAGGGTACGGCCGCCGAGCGTCTTGGTCAGCTTGTGGATCGTGAGCACGGGGCCGGTGTAGGGGAGCCGGGCGCTGCGGGCAAGCGCAGGAACTCGGCTTTATTGGAAGGAGCTGCCCGCCATGAAATCGGCCCAAGCCGTGTCCAGCGCAGCGCAGGACTCGAAGCCGAGGACCTTTGCAACCGCTTCAGCTTCTGAAAGGTTCTCACCTTTCCGGGTTCTGGCGAGCAGTTCGTCGAACTTCTCCAGACGTGCCGCGTCCGCGTGGATAAAGGAAATCAAGCCATAGGCGAAGCCAAGGTCCCGGGGCTGGGCTTCGTCCGTGGTGATTCCGTAGAAGCTGGCAAAATCAGGGCGGGAGCCGCTTTTGAGAAGGCGCTTGGGAAGGGCCGCCCAGTCGCGGGCGCTCTTGATCTTTTCCACGGTGGTTCCGCGGACGACGATCTGGGTTTCAATATTGCCGCAGATTTTCTTCTCCCGGTGGTAGGCGAAGCCCATCTCGATCAGGCGGAAGTAAGTGTCGCCGGAGGCAACTTGGAAAAGGGTCGAGGTCAGGAAATGAATGCGGGTCGGCCAAGTGGGGCGGTTGCTCTGGAAGTCCTTGGTGTCGAGCCGGAAGGTTTGAGCCTTGAAGGTGAGGCCATGTTTCGCCGCGAACTCGGAGTCGATCTTGCATGACGTGACGCCCGCGGTTTTCAGTTTGTAGTTGGGTGAGGCGGTATTGCTGTTCTCGGCGTGCTTGTCGTGCCATGAGCCGAAGATTTCGGCGTGCTTGGTATCCTCAAACAGGATGATCGGCATCTTCTTGGTCCCGAAGGCCTCGGACAAAGAGGGAAGATCGGTGGCGATGTCCGCCCACAAGCGCTCGGCGGCATTTGCATAGGCGGCGAGCAGGTCGGGCTTCACGTCTCCCAAGGCGAGAATCAGGAAGTGCTCCGAGGCGAGATTCTGTTGGAACACGATCCCGTCGAAATCGACTCCCTCCGGCTTGGAGGTCCACTTCGAGGGGTCGAGCTTTACCGTCGCAAAGTTACCGGTGCGGGCGGAAGTGGCCGCAGGAGAAGCGGGTAGCGCGCTTTTGAGATATGTCAGGTCTGCCTCGCTGAGGGTCGTCTTGGGAATCTGGATTTCCCTGCCATCCGCGCGTTTGACCCAAGCAGTGGTGGGATCATGCTTGATCAAGCTTCCCTCGATCTTGCGGCCCTTGGTGTCGGTCCAAGTGCGTGTTTCTTGGGCGGAGGCCGTCAAACAGGCTGCGGCAAGGACCGCAAATCCCGGGAGGAAAGGGAACTTCATCGGAGGCAGGATGCAGATTTGCGGCAGGGAGACAACCCGCGAGTTGTGGCTTTCCCCTGCCGGAATGTAGGCTAGTGGTGATGCCATGATGGATCGGCGCGGCTTTCTCTCCCTGCTTGGATTGGCATGTGGAGGATGTGCGGGTGGGATAGGATCCTCCGGCACGGCATGGTCGTCGGGCTCATTGGAGCGGGCGGACCGGATCGCGAAAGGCCACGGGGCAAAAGGTTGGGGCGCGTGGATCGGCGGGCGCAGAGTGGCGGGGTGGAGCACGAACGAGCGCGGGCCCTCGCTAAGCCTGACGAAGGTGTTGGCGGCGCTGGCGGCGACACGGGCTGCGGGCGAGGGCTGGCTGGCGGACAACGAGAGTGCGGCCTCGACCCTCCATGAATGGCGCGGGGATGCGGCGAAAATGCGGATCACCGTCTTGGCGCTGCTCCAGCAGACGGCGGGTCTGGAGGCGGGGGTGGCGGCGCTGTATCGCAACCCCACGGACAAGGGGCGGAATGCGGTGTCGCTGAGGGTGGTCGATTCACCGGGAAGTGTCTTCCGCTATGGGCCGGCCTGCTGGGAGGTGCTGGCCGAATTGCTGAATCGCAAGCTGGTGGCGCGCGGGGAGACGCTGGAGAAGTTCCTGCATCGCGCGGTGATGCGGCCGATCGGGCTGAGCAGTCCGGATTGGCGCTCGGACCGGAAGGGGCGTTTCTTCCTTTCGACCGGCGCGGAGATGAGCGTGGAGGATCTGTGGCGGCTGGGGCGCACGGTGGGTGCGCTGCTGCGCGGGGAGTCCACGCAAGGCTTCGATGCGGCACTGTTCGCACGGATGACGCGGCCCTCCGCGGTGAACCCGATGTTCGGCGGTGGGATCTGGCGGAACGTGAATGCGAGGAAGGGCGGGGCCTTCCCGATCGAGATCGAGGATGCGCTGGATCCGCCGCGCGGCAGCGGCTTTTGGAACAGCGCTTGTATCTCCCGGCGCCAGCCTGCGGAGATGGTGGCGCTCGTCGGTTCGTCCGGGCGGCGGGTGTTTATCTGGCCCGCGGAGAACAAGGTGGTGGCCCGGCTGGGCAGGGCGCCGTCGTGGAAAGACGGGCCCTTCCTGGATGCCTTGGCCTGAGCTTGCTTACTTCCGGGTGGAGATCATGAGATTCGCGTCATCCGGGCGGAAGTGGTAGCCGGAGCCGAAGGGGACGGGGGTGCCGCCACCGATGGCGTCGTAGGCGGCGCGGAGGTCGGCTTGATTGTGTTTCGCGAAGAGGGCGATGGGGGCGTCGTAGTTGCCGTAGAGGCGGACGTTCCACTTACTAGAATCGTAGTAGCGGTAGGGGATGCCGGAGTCGTCCTGGACAATGGCATTGGTGTTCGAGAGGACCCAGTCGCGGACGCCGGAGAAGCCGGAGTCGTGCATGAGGTAGGAGGCGGCCTTGAAGTAGGCCACGCCGCCGCTGTAGGAGGAGAGCCAACTGCGGTAGGAGGCATTGAAGCCACCATTCGAGAGATCGCCGGAAACGTAGATGGCGCGGCGGGCGCCACCGCCGGGGAGGCGGAAGCGGATGTCCACACCGGAACGGCCTGCTGCGCTGATGGGCTCGACGCTATCCACGGTGGCATCCATTAGGGCCAGGCTGGCGAGCATGATCGGTGCGACGCCGGGCAAGGGGCCGCCGGCGAGGTCGTTCTTCATGTCCTTGGTGATGAAGTAGCCGGTCTTCATCTGGGCATCCATGGCCACGCTAAGACGGTTGAGCGAGCCCATCACCTGGCCGGGATCGGCGTTGTCGAGGTAGGGCAGGCCACCGGCGGGTTCCAGGCCTAACAGGACGTAGTTCGAGGCTTGCGGGAAGAGGGCGGTGACGTACATGAGGTCCGGACCGCCGAAGGGATAGAGGATGGCGCGCGGATTGCCGACCAGCGGACGGACGTTGATGTCGGACCACTCGCGCTGCACCGCGGTGCGCTTGGAAGCGAAGAGCCGCCATTTGGTCGCCATGTCGTTGGCGTGGTCCTGATAGTTCGCGGTCTGCTGCATCTGCGAGAGCACCGCGCCCTGCCTCACCGGACGGCCGGCGAGGAAGCGGGCGATGTCGTTGGCGCTGGCCTGGCCTTCGACCGGTGCGAAGGCCTCGGCGGCTGGGGCAAGGGTTTGCGTTTGGCCGCGTTCCGGTTGTTTCGGTCCACAGGCGGCGGCGAGGAAGAGAGGCAGGAGGAGCAATCGTTTCATCGGCGAAAGAGTTTGAGAGGGAACCAGACCACCGCGAAGAAGATCGCGACCCCGGCACCGGCCAAGGTGGTCTTCGGATTCTGGATCGCGGAGTACACGATGACGAATCCCGCCATTGTGAGGAAAATCAAGGGCGGAAGCGGATAGAAGGGGATCTTGACCGGGCGCGGGAGTTCGGGAGCGCGGATCCGCATCACCATGCTTCCGGCCACGACGAGGGAGGTGGAGAGGGTGAGGCCGATCTGGGTGGCTTCCATGAGATCGCGCAGGCCTGCGGCGTAAACGAGCACGAGGGCGACGATCATCTGGAAGAGGAGCGCGAGGTGGGGGACGTCCTTGCGCGGGGCGAAGAAGGAGAGCGAGCGCATGTTACGCCCCATGGCACCGAGCACCCGCGGGCCGGCCCAGAGCAGGGCGCTGGCGGAGG
The genomic region above belongs to Luteolibacter rhizosphaerae and contains:
- a CDS encoding serine hydrolase, giving the protein MMDRRGFLSLLGLACGGCAGGIGSSGTAWSSGSLERADRIAKGHGAKGWGAWIGGRRVAGWSTNERGPSLSLTKVLAALAATRAAGEGWLADNESAASTLHEWRGDAAKMRITVLALLQQTAGLEAGVAALYRNPTDKGRNAVSLRVVDSPGSVFRYGPACWEVLAELLNRKLVARGETLEKFLHRAVMRPIGLSSPDWRSDRKGRFFLSTGAEMSVEDLWRLGRTVGALLRGESTQGFDAALFARMTRPSAVNPMFGGGIWRNVNARKGGAFPIEIEDALDPPRGSGFWNSACISRRQPAEMVALVGSSGRRVFIWPAENKVVARLGRAPSWKDGPFLDALA